In Deltaproteobacteria bacterium, the DNA window AATGGTAAGAAGCATCCGATCCATCATTAGTTTCCGGGCTTCCGTCAACTGTGATACCGGGCCGAGCCATTCATAGGCGCGGCTGATGAATCCTACAGCGTCCGGAAATTCCTTGATAAGACTTTCCCTGCTCTTTTCCGCAAGATAACCGGTTAATACGGCATATATTGCCCTCATGCTCTTCATATGAAAGGGCTGGGTGGTTTTCTGTTTCCACCACATACCGGGACACCAGCAGCCGTTGCGAAATGAGGGCTCATCCAGTTTTCCCCGGCCAATGGCGTTGAGCAATTCGTCAACGGTAACGGGGAATCCACTATCACAGGGTACGAGGCTTGCGATGTGAGTGCGAATCTGGCGAGTGCCGTCTTCGAGATCCCCTAACTTGCTCTGCATGTTGTTGATGTATTTGATTTCCTCATCCCAGTCTTTTTCCCGGCCGGGAAATGTCCAGGAAAAGACGGACCACTTTATTATCTCATTACCTGCTTCATCGGCAGTAAGGGTGGTGTTTACTTCCACTCTTTCGCCTTCAGATGAAGACTTCTCGCCTGTATATACGGCCTCAAAACCGGGGGATACCATCTGATAAGGAACCGGTCGTCCTTTTTTTTCTGACATGATTCAACTCCCTATTATTTTCGCAGATAAGCTGTTACTATATTGCACTTTTGCGGATATGCATTTTTAGCATCGTAGCATGAAATAACCTCCCTCATCCTTTCAACCACCAGTATCCCTGAATATCAAGATTGGTAAGCCCCAAATCTTTTGCTTTTTTTACAACCGATACATATTCTTTTCTCGTAATTCTCCTTGATATCTTCGGATAATCATAGGCTTTATAGAGCGGATTATACTGTGCCATAATATTAACAAAGGTGTCTTTCGGCAAATTTCGGGCTATCCACTCCATCACATTTTCCGAGCCACCTGTATTATTGGGCATAACCAGGTGCCGAATCATGAGGCCTCTTTGCATAATCCCGTCTTTTGCAGGTTTTGCCACACCCACCTGACGGTGCATCTCAAGGATTGCTTTAGCCGTAATTTCAGGATAACTCTCTGCTTTATAGGAATATTTGGCCGACATTTTACTGTCCCAGTATTTGAAATCAGGAAGGTAGATATCAACGATTCCATCGAGAAGCTTGACGATTTCAAGACGTTCCCATCCGGAGGTGTTGTATACAATGGGCAGCCTTAAACCCCGCCCTGCAGCGATGTCAATAGCCTTAAGGATATGTGCCGAATAATGCGTCGGCGTCACAAGATTTATATTGTGACAACCGATTCTTTGCAGCTCAAGCATCATTGTGGCGAAATCATCAATACTTCTTTCAGCCCCCCTGCCAAGGTGGGCTATTTCCCAGTTTTGACAAAATACACACCGTAAATTGCAATGGGTTAAAAAGATTGTCCCTGAACCGCGCCTTCCCACGAGGGGTCGTTCTTCGCCAAAGTGGGGATGAGAGGCTGAAATAACAAGTTGTGTGCCGGGTGCCCGGCAGACTCCGCGCATCCCTTTATGGCGATTAACTCTGCATCTTCTCGGACAGAGCCGGCAGCTTTCCATAATGGCCCAGAGTTTTTCCGCCCGCTTTTTAAGCTCCCCTGTTTTGTGAAGTTTGAGGTATGCCGGTTCAAAAGCTGTGCCCCCATTAAGGGAAGCTTCTGCCTTACCGAAATCAAGTAAAAGGGAAGGCAACCCTATTGAGAAATAGAGTTTGACCGCCTTTTCCAGAAAAGATCTTCGTGTCATCTTTTTTGGGCAAAAATCCTTCATTTCTCCCCTTCCGCAAGATGCCGGTCACGCCGGGTAGCTATCACGGTGAAGCTTGTCAATTTAAGAAGCCCAACGGTTATGCAGGTATCACCTAGACCAAGAACAGGCAAAAGCACGACAGCCCCTGCAATGCCTCCAAACCATCCGCCCAGCAGGTCGGAAGCATAAAGCAGCCCTGCCGTCTCACTTAAACTGCCCCTATACTTTAAGTATAACTTATTTGCCAGGGGAAATTGCGAACCCGTTAAAAATCCGCTTATAAAGGAAATGAGCAAAAAGAGCATCTTGAAATAAAAGAAAACCTCCGGGCTGCCCCTATATGTCGGCACGGCAAGAAATAGAAAAGGGAATGCAATAGAAAAACCGATGATGGCCAATTCAATGTTTATAAAAACTTTAAAATAATTTTTTATTCGCTCCAGAAGTGTTGTTATGAGCATTGCCCCACAGGCTGCCCCTGCCATAAAGGCTGCCACAAGAATGCCGATCCATGAAAAGACATAGCCATAAATGGACTGGAAGG includes these proteins:
- a CDS encoding radical SAM protein, whose protein sequence is MTRRSFLEKAVKLYFSIGLPSLLLDFGKAEASLNGGTAFEPAYLKLHKTGELKKRAEKLWAIMESCRLCPRRCRVNRHKGMRGVCRAPGTQLVISASHPHFGEERPLVGRRGSGTIFLTHCNLRCVFCQNWEIAHLGRGAERSIDDFATMMLELQRIGCHNINLVTPTHYSAHILKAIDIAAGRGLRLPIVYNTSGWERLEIVKLLDGIVDIYLPDFKYWDSKMSAKYSYKAESYPEITAKAILEMHRQVGVAKPAKDGIMQRGLMIRHLVMPNNTGGSENVMEWIARNLPKDTFVNIMAQYNPLYKAYDYPKISRRITRKEYVSVVKKAKDLGLTNLDIQGYWWLKG